From Rudanella lutea DSM 19387, a single genomic window includes:
- a CDS encoding Gfo/Idh/MocA family protein, which yields MPQFSFNRRQFLQGTSASLALTALGFDGPAMPLSPNAKTYRVSLIGTGWYGKSDLFRLIQVAPVEVVALCDPDRNQLEKAGELVSQRQASKKVPKLYGDYRKMLAEQPADIVLIGSPDHWHALQAIDAVKAGSHVYVQKPISVDVIEGEAMVAAARKYNKVVQVGTQRKSTPHLIDAKKNIVDAGLLGNISHVEMCCYFHMRANGNPPTEPVPAFFDYEMWTGPAPMRPYDGLPHIRWWRTFNEYGNGIMGDMCIHMFDTVRWMLKLGWPKRITSTGGIFVQKEGKSNIADTQSAVFEYDNLNCVWQHRSWGTPNNPEYPWSFTLYGDKGTLWASTMQYDFVPVDKNGPTKGEKIHKDVVYEKEKYPEDLKEERIELNAAPATRLHMLDFIKAIENNSRPVADIEEGHISTASCLLANISMNLAGRPLVYDPKKRVVVGDKEATAMLQRPYRKPWQHPDPNRV from the coding sequence ATGCCCCAATTCTCGTTTAACCGGCGTCAGTTTTTACAGGGAACATCGGCCTCCCTGGCCCTGACGGCCTTGGGTTTCGATGGCCCAGCCATGCCCCTGTCACCCAATGCCAAAACCTACCGGGTATCGCTCATCGGCACCGGTTGGTACGGAAAAAGTGATTTGTTCCGCCTGATTCAGGTAGCACCCGTTGAGGTAGTTGCCCTCTGCGACCCCGACCGGAATCAGCTCGAAAAGGCGGGCGAGCTGGTGAGTCAGCGTCAGGCATCGAAAAAAGTACCCAAGCTCTACGGCGACTACCGCAAGATGCTGGCCGAGCAACCCGCCGACATTGTCCTGATTGGCTCACCCGACCACTGGCATGCCCTTCAGGCTATTGATGCCGTGAAAGCCGGGTCGCACGTGTACGTGCAGAAACCCATCAGCGTCGACGTGATCGAGGGCGAGGCCATGGTAGCCGCAGCCCGCAAATACAACAAAGTAGTGCAGGTGGGTACGCAGCGGAAAAGCACTCCTCACCTGATCGACGCTAAGAAGAACATTGTAGATGCCGGTTTGCTGGGCAACATTTCGCACGTGGAAATGTGCTGCTACTTCCACATGCGCGCCAATGGCAACCCTCCTACCGAGCCGGTTCCCGCCTTTTTCGACTACGAAATGTGGACCGGCCCCGCTCCCATGCGCCCCTACGATGGGCTACCGCACATCCGCTGGTGGCGTACCTTCAATGAGTACGGCAACGGGATTATGGGCGACATGTGCATTCACATGTTCGATACCGTCCGGTGGATGCTCAAGCTCGGCTGGCCCAAGCGCATTACCTCAACGGGTGGCATTTTTGTGCAGAAAGAAGGCAAGTCGAACATTGCCGATACACAGTCGGCGGTATTTGAATACGACAACCTCAACTGTGTTTGGCAGCACCGTAGCTGGGGCACCCCGAACAACCCCGAGTACCCCTGGTCGTTTACACTATACGGCGACAAGGGTACGCTCTGGGCCAGCACCATGCAGTACGACTTTGTGCCCGTCGATAAAAACGGCCCCACCAAAGGTGAGAAGATCCACAAAGACGTAGTGTACGAAAAGGAAAAGTACCCAGAAGACCTGAAAGAAGAGCGTATTGAGCTCAATGCGGCCCCGGCCACCCGCCTGCATATGCTCGACTTTATCAAGGCCATTGAGAACAACAGCCGCCCAGTAGCCGACATTGAAGAAGGGCACATCTCAACGGCAAGCTGCCTGTTGGCCAATATTTCGATGAATCTGGCTGGTCGGCCACTTGTGTACGACCCCAAAAAGCGGGTTGTTGTGGGCGACAAAGAGGCTACCGCTATGTTGCAGCGCCCCTACCGCAAGCCCTGGCAGCACCCCGACCCCAACCGGGTGTAA
- a CDS encoding PfkB family carbohydrate kinase: MSLLTVGSVAFDALETPFGKTDKIIGGAATYITLSASYFVRPNNLVAVVGDDFPQSMIDILQSHGVDTEGLQIRQGEKTFFWSGKYHNDMNTRDTVEVQLNVMGDFDPVIPAAYQNCEYLMLGNTSPAIQKMVVDRLTKRPKLIVLDTMNLWIDIANDDLKALLPLVDVLVLNDEEARQLTGDYALVRAAATIQKMGPKTVIIKKGEHGALLFQDDPTQSGRIFFAPALPLEEVFDPTGAGDTFAGGFIGYLAKTDDTSFDNMKRAVIYGSAMASFCVEKFGAERIIDLTPEEIQDRVGQFVKLSAFSVDL; this comes from the coding sequence ATGAGTTTACTAACGGTCGGGTCCGTTGCGTTCGACGCACTCGAAACCCCTTTTGGCAAAACAGATAAAATCATTGGCGGAGCCGCCACCTACATCACCCTCTCGGCTTCGTACTTTGTGCGGCCCAATAATCTGGTGGCCGTTGTGGGCGACGATTTCCCGCAGTCGATGATCGACATTCTCCAGAGCCACGGTGTAGATACCGAGGGCCTTCAGATTCGGCAGGGTGAAAAAACGTTTTTCTGGTCGGGCAAGTACCACAATGACATGAACACCCGCGATACGGTGGAGGTGCAGCTGAACGTAATGGGTGATTTTGACCCTGTTATCCCCGCAGCTTACCAGAATTGCGAGTACCTGATGCTGGGCAATACCTCGCCCGCTATTCAGAAAATGGTGGTTGACCGACTGACCAAGCGACCCAAGCTGATTGTGCTCGATACCATGAACCTCTGGATCGACATTGCCAACGACGACCTGAAGGCGTTGCTGCCCCTGGTTGATGTGCTGGTGTTGAACGACGAAGAGGCCCGCCAACTCACCGGCGACTACGCGCTGGTACGGGCGGCTGCCACCATCCAGAAAATGGGGCCTAAAACGGTGATTATCAAGAAAGGTGAGCACGGTGCCCTGCTGTTTCAGGACGACCCAACCCAGAGCGGCCGCATCTTCTTTGCACCGGCCCTGCCGCTCGAAGAGGTATTTGACCCCACGGGCGCGGGCGATACGTTTGCCGGTGGCTTTATCGGCTACCTCGCCAAAACCGACGACACCTCGTTCGACAACATGAAGCGGGCGGTGATTTATGGCTCGGCTATGGCGAGCTTCTGCGTAGAGAAATTTGGTGCCGAGCGTATCATTGACCTCACGCCCGAAGAAATTCAGGACCGGGTTGGGCAGTTTGTCAAACTGTCGGCCTTTTCGGTGGATTTGTAA
- a CDS encoding sterol desaturase family protein: MQAKIDDFRPGYHARPKNNGTKQLFDNPILEALSRTHIMVPISMWLVSSAVLMWYAFTYTDMSNGAIGGLFVGGFFIFTLFEYILHRFLYHLEPKTPQRAKIQYTFHGVHHEYPKDKTRLAMPPALAIFMWLAFFGFFFLIMGEASYAFFPGFLVGYSGYLAIHFIVHAYAPPKNFFKWLWINHSIHHYKNEDSNYGVSSPLWDHIFGTYQK; this comes from the coding sequence ATGCAAGCTAAAATAGACGATTTCCGCCCGGGTTACCATGCCCGTCCTAAAAACAACGGTACCAAACAACTTTTCGACAACCCCATTCTGGAGGCCCTTTCGCGCACCCACATTATGGTGCCCATCAGCATGTGGCTGGTTTCGTCGGCCGTACTGATGTGGTATGCCTTCACCTACACCGATATGTCGAATGGCGCCATTGGCGGGTTGTTTGTCGGTGGCTTTTTCATCTTCACCCTGTTCGAGTACATTCTGCACCGGTTTTTGTACCACCTGGAGCCGAAAACTCCGCAGCGGGCTAAAATTCAGTACACGTTTCACGGCGTACACCACGAGTACCCGAAGGATAAAACCCGTTTGGCCATGCCTCCAGCGCTGGCAATCTTTATGTGGCTGGCCTTTTTCGGCTTTTTCTTCCTGATTATGGGCGAGGCCTCGTATGCGTTCTTTCCGGGATTTCTGGTAGGCTACTCGGGTTATCTGGCCATCCACTTCATTGTGCACGCCTACGCTCCACCTAAAAACTTCTTTAAGTGGCTCTGGATCAACCATAGCATCCACCACTACAAGAACGAAGATAGCAACTACGGGGTATCATCGCCCCTGTGGGACCACATCTTCGGGACGTATCAGAAATAG
- a CDS encoding glycosyltransferase family 25 protein, with amino-acid sequence MAVESVASETRDAWAALNDYFDKIYVISLRRATDRHARFRELLRGLNYDIYWAVDKLDIDRDDMIRQGLIDDVTVREPRYIHPEGLMTGEIACALSHRAIYEEMVREGYERVLIFEDDVVPCIDRLNQLPRVLEQLPARWDLLYLGYTKNEELNTAQRRKQWFYNLVSPLGVLRWSRREARNYLPRTYSANLRRAGLHDCTHAYAVTRAGARKLADAQRPLLASADSIISVLVLNEQLDAYVSVPVLFGQAGESYIN; translated from the coding sequence ATGGCTGTTGAATCTGTTGCGTCTGAAACGCGTGATGCCTGGGCGGCATTGAACGATTATTTCGACAAAATATACGTGATTAGCCTGCGTCGGGCTACCGACCGGCACGCTCGTTTTCGGGAGCTTCTCCGGGGGCTTAACTACGATATTTACTGGGCTGTCGATAAGCTGGATATCGACCGAGACGATATGATCCGGCAGGGGCTGATTGACGATGTGACCGTGCGCGAACCCCGGTACATTCATCCCGAAGGGCTGATGACGGGTGAAATTGCCTGTGCGCTGTCGCACCGGGCTATTTACGAGGAGATGGTTCGGGAAGGGTATGAGCGGGTTTTGATTTTTGAGGACGATGTGGTGCCCTGCATTGACCGACTCAACCAACTGCCCCGGGTGCTCGAACAGCTGCCCGCCCGTTGGGACCTGCTTTATTTGGGATACACCAAAAACGAAGAGCTAAACACGGCGCAACGGCGCAAGCAGTGGTTTTATAACCTGGTGAGTCCGCTGGGGGTGCTGCGGTGGTCGCGCCGGGAGGCCCGTAATTACCTGCCCCGGACGTACTCGGCCAATCTTCGTCGGGCGGGGCTGCATGATTGTACTCACGCCTATGCCGTAACCCGAGCCGGTGCGCGCAAGCTGGCCGACGCCCAACGGCCTTTATTGGCCAGCGCCGACTCGATCATCAGCGTACTGGTGCTCAATGAGCAACTCGACGCGTACGTATCGGTGCCGGTTCTGTTTGGGCAGGCAGGGGAGTCGTATATAAATTAA
- the murQ gene encoding N-acetylmuramic acid 6-phosphate etherase — protein MITETPSHYDHLEQMSVHDLLVGINNEDKTVPLAVEKAIPQIEALVAATVERMRAGGRLFYIGAGTSGRLGVVDASECPPTYGVPFDMVIGLIAGGDGAIRKAVEFAEDDPEQAWHDMQAYNLTPQDVVVGIAASGRTPYVIGGLQQARAAGCVTGCVVCNPGSAVAAACEFPVEVVVGPEFVTGSTRMKSGTAQKLVLNMLSTSVMIRLGRVKGNKMIDMQLSNHKLQDRAARMVENELGVSRDEAEALLAQFGNVRGAIEGYQQG, from the coding sequence ATGATCACAGAAACCCCTTCCCACTACGACCACCTGGAGCAGATGTCGGTACACGACCTGCTGGTTGGGATCAACAACGAAGACAAAACGGTACCCTTAGCCGTTGAGAAAGCCATTCCGCAGATCGAAGCACTCGTGGCCGCCACCGTCGAACGGATGCGGGCCGGAGGGCGGTTGTTCTACATCGGAGCAGGTACAAGCGGCCGGTTGGGCGTGGTCGATGCATCGGAGTGCCCCCCTACGTATGGCGTACCGTTCGACATGGTCATTGGCCTGATTGCCGGGGGCGACGGTGCCATCCGAAAAGCCGTTGAATTTGCCGAAGACGACCCCGAACAAGCCTGGCACGACATGCAGGCTTACAACCTGACCCCGCAGGATGTGGTGGTGGGTATTGCGGCTTCGGGCCGTACGCCCTACGTCATTGGCGGGTTGCAGCAGGCCCGTGCGGCCGGTTGCGTTACGGGTTGCGTGGTATGTAATCCGGGCTCGGCGGTGGCAGCTGCCTGCGAGTTTCCGGTGGAGGTGGTAGTAGGCCCCGAATTTGTAACGGGCAGCACCCGCATGAAATCGGGCACGGCTCAGAAACTGGTGCTCAACATGCTGTCGACAAGTGTGATGATTCGGCTTGGCCGCGTGAAAGGCAACAAAATGATTGATATGCAGCTGAGCAACCATAAGCTGCAGGACCGGGCCGCCCGTATGGTCGAGAACGAGCTGGGCGTATCGCGCGACGAAGCCGAAGCCCTGCTGGCCCAGTTTGGCAACGTTCGGGGGGCTATTGAAGGGTATCAGCAAGGGTAA
- a CDS encoding zinc-binding dehydrogenase yields the protein MKAIRLTEVHQPAALTDLPTPEAGPGTVLIRLKAAALNHRDVFVQQGLYPGMKLPVTPGSDGAGVVEAVGDGVDAQLVGQAVVINPGLNWGNNPHFYGRDFRILGMPDDGTFAEYIAVPAQYVYPKPAHLSFTEAAALPLAALTAWRALMTRAALQPGERVLVTGIGGGAALYALQLAVAAGAEVWVTSGSDEKLARAQSMGAKGGVNYRDANWHKTLMETTGGGKTGYFDVTIDSASGPDFAKLLDTATPGGRIAVFGGTTGNITNVPPSKLFFKQLNIFGSTMGSDAEFAAMLAFVNQHGLQPTVDEVFALADAEQALRKMESGKQFGKIILATE from the coding sequence ATGAAAGCCATCCGACTGACCGAAGTTCATCAGCCCGCAGCACTGACCGACCTGCCCACGCCCGAAGCGGGGCCGGGTACGGTTTTGATCAGGCTTAAAGCGGCTGCCCTTAATCACCGCGACGTGTTTGTGCAACAGGGTCTTTACCCCGGCATGAAACTCCCCGTAACGCCCGGTTCCGACGGGGCGGGCGTGGTTGAAGCCGTGGGCGACGGGGTTGATGCGCAACTGGTTGGTCAGGCGGTGGTGATTAACCCCGGTCTCAACTGGGGCAACAATCCCCATTTTTACGGTCGGGACTTTCGGATTCTGGGTATGCCCGACGACGGCACCTTTGCCGAGTACATCGCCGTACCCGCGCAATATGTGTACCCGAAACCCGCACACCTGTCGTTTACCGAAGCGGCTGCCCTCCCTCTGGCGGCCCTTACGGCCTGGCGGGCCCTCATGACGCGGGCTGCCCTGCAACCGGGCGAGCGGGTTCTGGTAACGGGCATCGGGGGCGGGGCTGCTTTGTACGCTCTCCAACTGGCCGTAGCGGCCGGGGCCGAGGTGTGGGTCACGTCGGGGTCGGATGAGAAACTGGCGCGGGCCCAATCTATGGGTGCAAAGGGGGGCGTTAACTATCGCGACGCCAACTGGCACAAAACCCTGATGGAAACCACCGGGGGCGGCAAAACAGGCTACTTCGACGTGACCATCGACAGTGCCTCAGGACCCGACTTCGCCAAGCTGCTCGACACCGCTACGCCGGGCGGCCGCATTGCCGTGTTTGGCGGCACCACCGGTAACATTACCAACGTGCCGCCTTCAAAGCTTTTCTTCAAACAACTGAACATTTTCGGGAGCACCATGGGCAGCGACGCCGAGTTTGCCGCCATGCTTGCCTTTGTCAATCAACATGGGCTACAACCTACCGTAGATGAGGTGTTTGCCCTAGCCGATGCCGAGCAAGCCCTCCGAAAAATGGAGTCGGGTAAGCAGTTTGGCAAAATTATTCTGGCCACCGAGTAA
- the ffh gene encoding signal recognition particle protein yields MFENLQDKLNKAIKTLKGQGRITDINVAATIKEVRRALTDADVNYKVAKEVTDRVKEKALDRKVLIAVEPGQLFVKIVQEELTELMGGQAESINTKGDPAVILIAGLQGSGKTTFSGKLSAYLKKQGRGVLLVAADIYRPAAIDQLKVLGEQVGVEVYAEPENKNAVEIARNAIAHAKKTGKKIVIVDTAGRLAVDEQMMQEIENVKAAINPSETLFVVDSMTGQDAVNTAKTFNDRLNFDGVVLTKLDGDARGGAALSIRSVVEKPIKFISTGEKMEALDVFYPDRMASRILGMGDVISLVEKAQQAFDEDEAKRINAKMRANKFDFSDFLSQLQQIKKMGNIKDLLGMIPGMGKMIKDLDIDNNSFAPIEAIINSMTPKERSNPDLIDASRKKRIAAGSGTTIQQVNNLLKQFDEMRKMMKKMNTMQASGKLNKMMK; encoded by the coding sequence ATGTTCGAAAATCTTCAGGATAAACTCAATAAGGCCATCAAGACCCTCAAAGGGCAAGGCCGGATTACCGACATCAACGTAGCCGCCACCATCAAAGAGGTGCGCCGGGCCCTGACCGATGCCGACGTAAACTATAAGGTAGCCAAGGAAGTAACCGACCGGGTAAAGGAAAAAGCCCTCGACCGCAAGGTACTCATTGCCGTGGAGCCGGGGCAGTTGTTTGTTAAAATCGTACAGGAAGAACTGACCGAACTGATGGGCGGTCAGGCGGAGTCGATCAATACCAAAGGAGACCCCGCCGTTATTCTGATTGCGGGTTTGCAGGGTTCGGGTAAAACCACGTTCTCAGGCAAACTATCGGCTTATCTCAAAAAACAGGGCCGGGGTGTGCTGCTCGTAGCCGCCGACATTTACCGCCCGGCTGCTATCGATCAGCTCAAAGTGCTGGGTGAGCAGGTTGGTGTGGAGGTGTACGCCGAGCCAGAAAATAAAAATGCAGTCGAAATTGCCCGCAACGCCATTGCCCACGCGAAGAAAACCGGCAAGAAAATCGTCATCGTTGACACCGCCGGTCGTTTGGCCGTCGATGAGCAGATGATGCAGGAAATTGAGAACGTAAAAGCGGCCATCAACCCCTCAGAAACTCTGTTTGTGGTGGATTCGATGACGGGTCAGGATGCCGTGAATACGGCCAAGACCTTCAACGACCGCCTGAATTTCGACGGGGTGGTGCTGACTAAACTCGACGGCGACGCCCGCGGTGGGGCTGCCCTCTCGATTCGGTCGGTGGTGGAGAAGCCGATCAAGTTTATCAGCACGGGCGAGAAAATGGAAGCCCTCGACGTGTTTTACCCCGACCGGATGGCAAGCCGGATTCTGGGCATGGGCGACGTGATTTCGCTCGTTGAAAAAGCCCAGCAGGCGTTCGACGAAGACGAAGCCAAGCGGATCAACGCCAAAATGCGGGCGAACAAATTCGACTTCTCGGACTTTCTCTCGCAGTTGCAGCAGATCAAGAAGATGGGTAACATCAAAGATCTGCTCGGCATGATTCCGGGCATGGGTAAGATGATCAAAGACCTCGACATCGACAACAACTCGTTTGCCCCCATCGAGGCCATCATCAACTCCATGACTCCTAAGGAGCGTTCGAACCCCGACCTGATCGACGCAAGCCGGAAGAAGCGGATTGCGGCCGGTAGCGGCACTACCATTCAGCAGGTAAACAACCTTCTGAAGCAGTTCGACGAGATGCGAAAGATGATGAAGAAAATGAACACCATGCAGGCGTCTGGCAAGCTGAATAAGATGATGAAATAA
- a CDS encoding fibronectin type III domain-containing protein — protein sequence MPPQTSQYLSLTGLQEKTGYEWQVSPVCSESPTSFSYTAPQTFTTACPNPASYLRTNNNTMQSIELRWDNYYSSDWFVRTYTVRYRPQGAEWTTVPISTNSYSPVVSLTGLLSNTVYEWGVAYQCSASNSSTFTSGSSFSTTCRNGLYGFASQNVTPTRADLNFSDSDYRYKYQIRYRVVGAADWILVPAFAYQPYALTGLTPYTAYEWQVASFCSSDVMSDFSPSQRFNSDCFVPTDLNVSTGGTSTYFYWKENRNVAGFTLQYRLQGTTNWSSVAVPGASSINVAGLAGRYEWRVATGCFGGLNSDFSPIQTFSTYCSTPTVTSITAGSSYAATIAWNPSGVTNARYTLQWRPAGGTFWNTVADLPQSPYILTGLVDNTSYEVQLQAQCNNLQSGYSSVSSFQTICSAPTGLSATGFYSYESVPYQNFSWTTAQNTSYNLRWRPITADNKSLTEWQVANDVQPSSRQFFATAGTYEWQVQSVCVNGTTSPFVGGKSFTVNDCETGYISYKTVAEANRALLSYSAFVNADVRWRPAGASVWNTIANVNVQSVVSLEGLTENTAYEWQVAVHCLSGQAPSYGPLQSFTTTCAPPSRLSTLCVGTNQASVAWAGPVGDFVYGQYEVSWRAIGAANWSSTQVETYIHSLTGLAPATNYEWRVRAVCSTSANAAFSQPQTFYTQCSQPTALTARSDCNSTALEWRGGCSPGTTYTVWVRVNYGQWTAYSTPYNSYYLYNLPSGAWIEYYVQSNCNGISSSTSNTYQFPASACPGPASCTLVSDLDQTVSVNQAVLNWRTTNATSELQWRVIGGNWNRVVVSGTNFTLGGLANNSLVEWKVRSTCAGSNDFSPVSFFRTRCSGTVFITSIQALADTIKLYIAQPNTYEVRYRIGRDAWATRAFTGAVNSLAGLMPNTTYELQFRNACGNDIYSDWSPSRYVTTSCPVLNRVYADRISETAARLTWSHASSPRPTGILPVIKYRVAGSGSWTTVLVSSQATYDPVSYTLTNLSPRTTYEWMIFYDCANGNVAPSNNQSLTFRTLGVAPPCNGMVTIQAGDWTNPAIWSCDRVPLVSDPVLIRHAVMIPDRGVGEALQIRYEAGGLLRFGSGAKLVLAR from the coding sequence TTGCCACCGCAAACTAGTCAATATCTGAGCCTGACGGGATTGCAGGAAAAAACAGGGTATGAATGGCAGGTTTCGCCTGTTTGTAGCGAATCGCCTACGTCCTTCTCGTACACGGCTCCGCAGACATTTACCACAGCCTGCCCGAATCCAGCCTCGTATTTGCGGACAAACAACAATACCATGCAGTCGATTGAGTTGCGCTGGGACAATTACTATTCCAGTGACTGGTTCGTCCGTACTTATACGGTGCGCTACCGACCACAGGGGGCCGAATGGACTACAGTACCGATCAGTACTAACTCGTACTCGCCAGTTGTGAGTCTGACAGGATTACTGTCGAATACGGTGTACGAGTGGGGTGTGGCCTACCAGTGTTCGGCGAGTAACAGCAGTACATTTACCAGTGGTAGTTCGTTTTCAACAACCTGCCGAAATGGACTTTACGGGTTTGCCAGCCAGAATGTTACGCCTACCCGGGCCGATCTGAATTTTTCAGACAGTGACTATCGGTACAAATATCAGATTCGATATCGGGTAGTAGGAGCTGCTGACTGGATTTTGGTTCCTGCTTTTGCCTACCAGCCGTATGCACTCACGGGTTTAACGCCATACACAGCTTATGAATGGCAGGTGGCTTCTTTCTGCTCAAGCGACGTGATGAGTGATTTTTCTCCGAGCCAGCGGTTCAATTCTGATTGTTTTGTGCCTACTGACCTGAACGTTTCTACCGGTGGGACATCGACGTATTTTTATTGGAAGGAGAACCGGAATGTGGCCGGATTTACGTTGCAATATCGATTGCAGGGGACAACCAACTGGAGTTCGGTTGCGGTTCCGGGGGCGTCGTCGATCAATGTAGCCGGATTGGCAGGTCGCTACGAATGGCGGGTGGCCACTGGCTGTTTCGGCGGGCTCAACTCAGATTTTTCTCCTATTCAAACCTTTAGTACGTACTGCTCTACCCCGACGGTTACGTCCATAACGGCCGGTAGCTCATATGCTGCCACAATCGCCTGGAATCCCAGCGGGGTAACCAATGCCCGTTACACGTTGCAATGGCGACCTGCCGGTGGTACATTCTGGAATACCGTAGCAGACCTGCCGCAGTCACCCTACATTCTGACCGGATTAGTCGACAATACATCGTACGAGGTGCAGCTACAGGCACAATGCAATAATCTCCAGTCGGGTTATTCTTCTGTTAGTTCGTTTCAAACGATATGCTCGGCCCCAACGGGTTTGTCGGCTACAGGGTTTTACAGCTACGAATCGGTGCCATATCAGAATTTTTCTTGGACCACCGCACAAAACACAAGTTACAATCTTCGTTGGCGACCCATTACGGCCGATAACAAGAGCCTAACAGAATGGCAGGTAGCCAACGATGTTCAACCCAGTTCGCGGCAGTTTTTTGCTACTGCCGGAACGTACGAATGGCAGGTGCAGTCGGTGTGTGTCAACGGGACAACCAGCCCTTTTGTTGGCGGCAAATCATTCACAGTAAACGACTGCGAAACGGGCTATATCAGTTACAAAACCGTTGCCGAAGCGAATCGGGCGTTGCTGTCTTACTCGGCATTCGTTAACGCAGACGTACGCTGGCGACCGGCAGGGGCATCGGTCTGGAATACCATCGCTAATGTGAACGTCCAAAGCGTTGTCAGTCTGGAAGGCTTAACCGAGAACACGGCCTACGAATGGCAGGTTGCGGTACACTGTCTGAGTGGTCAGGCTCCATCGTATGGGCCGCTGCAATCGTTCACCACGACCTGTGCGCCCCCGAGCCGACTAAGTACCCTTTGCGTGGGGACAAATCAGGCCTCGGTAGCCTGGGCGGGCCCCGTAGGCGACTTTGTGTATGGTCAGTATGAAGTAAGCTGGCGCGCTATTGGGGCGGCTAACTGGTCGAGCACACAAGTCGAAACATACATCCACTCGCTGACGGGCTTAGCGCCGGCTACCAACTATGAATGGCGGGTACGGGCGGTTTGTTCGACGTCGGCCAACGCGGCCTTTAGTCAACCGCAAACCTTTTACACACAGTGCAGCCAGCCAACAGCACTCACGGCTCGCTCAGATTGTAATTCTACTGCCCTTGAATGGCGAGGGGGCTGTTCGCCCGGAACCACGTATACGGTTTGGGTTCGGGTAAATTATGGTCAATGGACAGCGTATTCAACACCGTACAATTCGTACTACCTGTATAACCTGCCCTCTGGGGCCTGGATTGAGTATTATGTGCAGAGCAATTGTAATGGTATCAGTTCCAGTACGTCAAATACGTATCAGTTTCCGGCCTCAGCCTGTCCGGGGCCTGCTTCCTGTACCTTGGTCAGCGATCTGGATCAAACAGTGTCGGTTAATCAGGCGGTGCTCAACTGGCGCACTACGAATGCGACATCAGAGCTGCAATGGCGGGTGATAGGCGGGAACTGGAACAGGGTTGTGGTGTCGGGCACGAATTTTACACTTGGCGGGCTTGCCAACAATAGTCTGGTTGAATGGAAAGTGCGCAGCACATGTGCTGGTTCAAATGACTTTAGTCCTGTCTCATTCTTCCGGACACGCTGTAGTGGAACTGTTTTCATTACATCCATTCAGGCGCTGGCCGATACCATTAAGCTGTATATCGCGCAGCCCAATACATACGAAGTTCGGTATCGGATTGGCAGGGATGCGTGGGCAACGCGGGCGTTTACAGGGGCTGTTAATAGCTTAGCTGGGCTGATGCCCAACACGACCTATGAGCTCCAGTTTAGAAATGCCTGTGGTAATGATATATATTCAGATTGGTCTCCGTCGCGCTATGTAACAACGTCTTGCCCGGTTTTAAACCGGGTATATGCGGATAGAATTAGTGAAACAGCCGCTCGGTTAACCTGGAGCCACGCCAGTTCGCCCCGGCCAACGGGTATTCTTCCTGTCATTAAATATCGCGTTGCCGGGAGTGGTTCCTGGACTACTGTACTCGTTTCGAGCCAGGCTACGTACGACCCTGTTTCTTACACATTAACTAATCTGAGTCCCCGAACTACCTATGAGTGGATGATTTTCTATGATTGTGCTAATGGCAACGTAGCGCCCAGCAACAATCAGTCTCTTACCTTCCGTACCTTGGGCGTTGCTCCTCCGTGCAACGGAATGGTAACCATTCAGGCTGGTGATTGGACAAACCCTGCCATCTGGTCATGCGATCGGGTACCTCTCGTTAGTGATCCAGTGTTGATCCGGCACGCAGTCATGATTCCGGATCGTGGGGTGGGCGAAGCGCTTCAGATTCGGTATGAAGCGGGCGGGCTGCTACGCTTTGGAAGTGGAGCCAAACTCGTGCTGGCTCGTTAA